A window of Gadus chalcogrammus isolate NIFS_2021 chromosome 16, NIFS_Gcha_1.0, whole genome shotgun sequence contains these coding sequences:
- the LOC130405771 gene encoding uncharacterized protein LOC130405771, producing the protein MIDSMKKRDRHFCITLSLISSDCVARDYKASSPGPDLSDKQLQDVAKTLGQEWEQAAIHLGLKNEDLDEIKNEEIAEFMRKYKMLQRWKSRRPQGKTTAQDLLRGLEDLEDLPVETRRLLTELEWIRSDLVYMLSDDDVINLLRYLRKMDVLNDEEEKTVEGKTTRKDKARCLIETVMEKGERASSLMVDYLPEWPPLVWYLGLTPTSAQSKLRKIHRKFFQMLSDNEVVDVLQYLRKINVLNDEGKTTRKDKGRFLIETVMKKGEGACSLMVDYLTERNPELCSALGLTPTSDRISEFNMFLKFP; encoded by the exons ATGATCGATAGCATGAAGAAGAGGGACAGACACTTTTGCATCACCCTGAGTCTAATCTCTTCTGATTGTGTGG CCAGAGACTATAAAGCAAGCTCCCCAGGGCCGGATCTGTCTGATAAGCAGCTCCAGGATGTTGCAAAAACTCTGGGACAGGAGTGGGAGCAGGCGGCCATCCACCTGGGGCTGAAGAACGAAGATCTGGACGAGATCAAGAACGAAGAGATAGCTGAGTTCATGCGGAAATACAAGATGTTGCAGCGGTGGAAATCCCGAAGACCACAAGGAAAGACCACAGCACAGGACCTGCTGAGAGGTCTGGAAGACCTGGAGGACCTACCGGTCGAGACTCGTCGGTTGTTGACGG aactTGAATGGATTCGCTCTGATTTAGTCTACATGTTGTCGGACGACGATGTCATCAATCTCCTGCGTTACCTTAGGAAGATGGATGTGTTGAatgacgaggaggagaagactgTAGAGGGGAAGACGACCAGAAAAGACAAAGCACGTTGTCTCATTGAAACAGTgatggagaaaggggagagagcgagtagcctgatggttgattatctgCCGGAGTGGCCCCCTCTAGTATGGTATCTGGGTCTGACCCCAACGTCTGCTCAGAGCA AACTTAGAAAGATTCACCGTAAATTCTTCCAAATGTTATCGGACAACGAGGTCGTCGATGTCCTGCAGTACCTTAGGAAGATAAATGTGTTGAATGACGAGGGGAAGACGACCAGAAAAGACAAAGGACGTTTTCTCATTGAAACGGTGATGAAGAAAGGGGAGGGAGCATGTAgcctgatggttgattatctgacggAGAGGAACCCTGAACTATGCTCAGCCCTGGGTCTGACCCCAACTTCTGATCGAATCAGTGAGTTTAACATGTTTTTAAAGTTCCCTTAA